A single genomic interval of Nitratidesulfovibrio sp. SRB-5 harbors:
- a CDS encoding CoA-binding protein, whose product MLLDAKLRTILRESRTIAVIGAKDKPGQPVDMVGRYLIEAGYDVRPVHPVRRTVWGMQAYPTIGDVSVDVDIVNVFRAPEHCPAHAAEVLALPRLPRLFWMQSGISSPEAGRMLFERGVAVVEDLCLMVEHRRLMAGGLL is encoded by the coding sequence ATGCTGCTCGACGCCAAGCTTCGCACCATACTGCGCGAATCGCGCACCATTGCCGTCATCGGCGCCAAGGACAAGCCCGGCCAGCCCGTGGACATGGTGGGCCGTTATCTGATCGAGGCCGGATACGACGTGCGGCCGGTGCATCCGGTGCGCCGCACCGTGTGGGGCATGCAGGCCTATCCGACCATTGGCGACGTGTCGGTGGACGTGGACATCGTCAACGTGTTTCGCGCGCCGGAACATTGCCCGGCCCACGCGGCGGAGGTGCTGGCCCTGCCGCGCCTGCCGCGCCTGTTCTGGATGCAGTCGGGCATCTCCAGCCCGGAGGCCGGGCGGATGCTTTTCGAACGCGGCGTGGCCGTGGTGGAGGATTTGTGCCTGATGGTGGAACATCGCAGGCTGATGGCCGGGGGGCTGCTGTGA
- a CDS encoding YkgJ family cysteine cluster protein, producing MSVNDTVSSTSDAPSASGTSSSPWDDAFDCRMCGQCCQGEGGIVVSPADLARICAFLGMTPEAFETTYGERRNGKLKVRTGPDGNCVFFAAGRGCTVHEGKPDICRAWPFFRGNLVDADSLGMAKEYCPGIRPDVRHAEFSAAGRAYLAARGLLASDCTCEANALVMDRSMGDRNKDGGT from the coding sequence GTGAGCGTCAACGATACCGTGTCTTCCACATCTGACGCGCCTTCCGCATCCGGCACGTCCTCCTCTCCGTGGGACGACGCCTTCGACTGCCGCATGTGCGGCCAGTGTTGCCAGGGCGAGGGCGGCATCGTGGTCAGCCCCGCCGACCTTGCGCGCATCTGCGCCTTTCTGGGCATGACGCCCGAAGCCTTCGAGACCACCTACGGCGAACGCCGCAACGGCAAGCTGAAGGTGCGCACCGGTCCGGACGGCAACTGCGTGTTCTTTGCCGCCGGGCGCGGCTGCACCGTGCACGAGGGCAAGCCGGACATCTGCCGGGCCTGGCCGTTCTTTCGCGGCAACCTGGTGGATGCGGACAGCCTGGGCATGGCCAAGGAATACTGTCCCGGCATCCGGCCCGACGTGCGCCACGCGGAATTTTCCGCCGCCGGACGGGCCTATCTGGCCGCGCGGGGGCTGCTGGCTTCCGACTGTACGTGCGAGGCCAACGCCCTGGTCATGGACAGGAGCATGGGCGACAGGAACAAGGACGGCGGCACGTAG
- a CDS encoding J domain-containing protein, whose protein sequence is MTLRECYRILQVGNGASLDEVKKAYRKLAFELHPDLNPGRPDAARRFQRLNEAYVLLSRTLDAAGPGGNGNGMGAAGGAAERESAEREATRAYEQARQRFGDMGTGGTGGTGGGNGPSASSSSGTGGTGGTGASSATGAPGGTASGGASATRGASGADRNRRRAEATYQGRQDEVLQDILRDPFARRVFEDIYSQIRRDGGGGLAARPPKKRKLSLEWGGKALTLDLTHGIGGAVKGWLRRQIDDEQTVFLPALSIVPGARLRLQVTQGLSGEVRTVEVTLPPDYVVGRPIRLKGLGKRIGPWQGDLYLRILAKTA, encoded by the coding sequence GTGACGCTGAGGGAATGCTACCGGATACTGCAAGTCGGCAACGGCGCGTCGCTTGACGAGGTCAAGAAGGCGTACCGCAAGCTGGCGTTCGAGCTGCATCCGGACCTGAACCCCGGCAGGCCCGACGCGGCCCGCCGCTTTCAGCGCCTGAACGAGGCGTACGTACTGCTTTCGCGCACGCTGGACGCCGCCGGACCCGGCGGCAACGGCAACGGGATGGGGGCGGCTGGCGGCGCTGCGGAACGCGAATCCGCCGAGCGGGAGGCCACCCGCGCCTACGAGCAGGCCCGGCAACGCTTCGGCGATATGGGGACTGGCGGGACTGGCGGGACGGGCGGCGGCAACGGCCCTTCCGCGTCGTCGTCTTCAGGGACTGGCGGGACCGGTGGGACGGGCGCGTCATCTGCCACCGGGGCACCCGGCGGCACGGCATCGGGGGGCGCATCCGCAACGCGCGGCGCAAGCGGGGCAGACCGCAACCGCCGCAGGGCGGAGGCCACCTATCAGGGCCGACAGGACGAGGTATTGCAGGACATCCTGCGCGACCCGTTCGCCCGGCGGGTGTTCGAGGACATCTACAGCCAGATCCGCCGCGACGGCGGCGGGGGGCTGGCCGCGCGCCCGCCCAAGAAGCGCAAGCTCAGCCTGGAATGGGGCGGCAAGGCCCTGACGCTGGACCTTACCCACGGCATTGGCGGGGCGGTGAAGGGCTGGCTGCGCCGCCAGATCGACGACGAGCAGACGGTGTTCCTGCCCGCGCTCAGCATAGTGCCGGGGGCGCGGCTGCGTTTGCAGGTGACTCAGGGCCTGTCGGGAGAGGTGCGTACCGTGGAGGTGACCCTGCCCCCGGACTACGTGGTGGGGCGCCCCATCCGGCTCAAGGGGCTGGGCAAGCGCATCGGCCCGTGGCAGGGTGACCTGTATCTGCGCATTCTCGCCAAGACCGCGTAG
- a CDS encoding DMT family transporter: protein MPLAGYGFVLLAAGLWALIGPLARYCLAEGVTPLEIAFWRATFGALFFGLHAARHGLWRAPVRDAATFAAFGLVGVALFFGSYQLAVREGGAALASILLYTAPAWVALLSRLCFAEPLTRAKLAALGLAMTGAFLICRSGGGLQGGASAAGIGFGLLAGFTYSLHYVFSRHFLHRHSPVTLYLFCLPVGALALLPFVTFVPKGPLAWALLVLGMGLVTTYGAYMAYCEGMRRLSPTRVAVVANFEPVLAALLAYWLWDELFPPSGWIGAGLVIAAVFCVVLDGARGEDKRDGGVSRAAGVAESREMEEAGEDTGLTRGHMPVE from the coding sequence ATGCCGCTGGCCGGATACGGCTTCGTGCTGCTTGCCGCCGGGTTGTGGGCGCTTATCGGCCCGCTGGCCCGCTACTGCCTTGCCGAAGGGGTGACCCCGCTGGAAATCGCCTTCTGGCGCGCCACGTTCGGGGCGCTGTTCTTCGGCCTGCACGCAGCCCGGCACGGGCTGTGGCGCGCGCCCGTGCGCGATGCGGCCACCTTTGCGGCCTTCGGGCTGGTGGGGGTGGCGCTGTTCTTCGGCTCGTACCAGCTGGCCGTACGCGAAGGCGGCGCGGCGCTGGCCTCCATCCTGCTGTACACCGCCCCGGCATGGGTGGCGCTGCTCTCGCGGCTGTGCTTCGCCGAACCGTTGACCCGCGCCAAGCTGGCGGCCCTGGGGCTGGCCATGACCGGAGCCTTCCTGATCTGCCGGTCGGGCGGGGGATTGCAGGGCGGAGCAAGCGCTGCGGGCATCGGCTTCGGTCTGCTGGCGGGCTTCACCTATTCGCTGCATTACGTGTTCAGCCGCCACTTCCTGCACCGTCATTCGCCGGTCACCCTGTACCTGTTCTGCCTGCCCGTGGGGGCTCTGGCCCTGCTGCCCTTCGTCACCTTTGTCCCCAAGGGGCCGCTGGCCTGGGCGTTGCTGGTGCTGGGCATGGGGCTGGTGACCACCTACGGCGCGTACATGGCCTACTGCGAGGGCATGCGCCGTCTTTCCCCCACCCGCGTGGCCGTGGTAGCCAACTTCGAGCCGGTGCTGGCTGCCCTGCTGGCCTACTGGCTGTGGGACGAACTGTTTCCGCCCTCGGGCTGGATCGGCGCCGGGCTGGTCATCGCGGCGGTGTTCTGCGTGGTGCTGGACGGCGCGCGCGGAGAAGACAAGCGTGACGGGGGCGTGTCCCGCGCCGCCGGTGTCGCCGAATCCCGCGAAATGGAAGAGGCCGGTGAAGATACCGGCCTCACGCGCGGGCACATGCCCGTGGAATGA
- a CDS encoding metal-dependent hydrolase, protein MPGYRTHLIGGTVLAAGALFAAQALRVHSPGLPTQAALLAVSTAFALAPDVDTHSRGRTWFYGLLVAADVALIATRRYQWAALLGLLAMLPAIDGHRGWTHTWWAMLLVPLPLLLAPVLLYGWAWQAAAPWYAAAVLGYFSHLLLDRQF, encoded by the coding sequence ATGCCCGGATACCGCACCCATCTCATCGGCGGCACAGTGCTGGCCGCCGGGGCCCTGTTCGCCGCGCAGGCCTTGCGCGTGCATTCCCCCGGCCTGCCCACCCAGGCGGCGCTGCTGGCCGTGTCCACCGCCTTTGCCCTGGCCCCGGACGTGGACACCCACTCGCGCGGGCGCACCTGGTTCTACGGGCTGCTGGTGGCAGCCGACGTGGCGCTCATCGCCACCCGGCGCTACCAGTGGGCCGCGCTGCTGGGGCTGCTGGCCATGCTGCCCGCCATCGACGGCCACAGGGGGTGGACGCACACTTGGTGGGCCATGCTGCTGGTTCCCCTGCCCCTGCTGCTGGCCCCGGTGCTGCTGTACGGCTGGGCATGGCAGGCGGCGGCGCCATGGTATGCAGCCGCCGTGCTGGGATATTTTTCGCACCTGCTGCTGGACCGCCAGTTCTGA
- a CDS encoding bifunctional adenosylcobinamide kinase/adenosylcobinamide-phosphate guanylyltransferase — MSESSPVALVSSASPVNAEPVRAILFTGGCRSGKSGLAQRWVESLGPSRVYIATGAARDAEMAERVRRHQVARGAGWRTVEEQLDVCAALRECMPSCAGQATAQSLPQPRPHGVLLDCITLWLTNRMLAGHDDAAILRGVEDLAALLRAVTVPVAVVTNEVGWGVVPETPLGRRFRDLSGEANQALATACTDVILAVSGLPLAVKGGVPAACAG, encoded by the coding sequence ATGTCCGAATCATCGCCCGTCGCCCTTGTCAGTTCCGCCAGCCCGGTCAACGCCGAACCCGTCCGGGCCATCCTGTTCACGGGTGGATGCCGCAGCGGCAAGAGCGGCCTTGCCCAGCGCTGGGTGGAATCGCTGGGGCCGTCGCGGGTGTACATCGCCACCGGGGCCGCCCGCGATGCGGAAATGGCCGAGCGGGTGCGCCGCCATCAGGTCGCGCGGGGCGCGGGATGGCGCACGGTGGAGGAACAACTGGACGTCTGCGCGGCCCTGCGTGAGTGCATGCCGTCGTGCGCGGGCCAAGCGACCGCGCAATCCCTCCCGCAACCGCGCCCGCACGGGGTGCTGCTGGACTGCATCACCCTGTGGCTGACCAACCGCATGCTGGCCGGTCATGACGATGCGGCCATCCTGCGCGGGGTGGAGGATCTGGCGGCGCTGCTGCGCGCGGTCACCGTGCCCGTGGCCGTGGTCACCAACGAGGTGGGCTGGGGCGTGGTGCCGGAAACCCCGCTGGGCCGCCGCTTCCGCGACCTGTCCGGCGAGGCCAACCAAGCGCTGGCCACGGCCTGCACCGACGTTATCCTTGCCGTCAGCGGGTTGCCGCTGGCCGTGAAGGGCGGGGTGCCCGCCGCCTGCGCGGGGTAG